In Nitrospirota bacterium, one genomic interval encodes:
- a CDS encoding universal stress protein: MYNSIVVGYDESLSSKAALKEASRWVKVHGGKLLLIHAVFFDQEEFTILPSQMEKRFEFGTKVCLDAKKSLQSEFGLNGSVESYICEGEPPEVIVETAQTNKSDLIALGTYGRKGFKRLLMGSVTSQVIMNSPCDVLVVTRECTRCTGKYSSMLVPFDGSESSKKALVRACELSRLDGGEITVLYVIPRYEEMMDFFKTETITKSLFQEAEKIADVAKKLAAEQGVQIKAVVQEGHASDKIIELSDKFKNDLIVMGTHGWSGMNKAIMGSTAERIIANAERPILIVR, encoded by the coding sequence ATGTATAACTCAATTGTTGTAGGCTATGACGAGTCGCTGTCGAGCAAGGCCGCGCTGAAAGAGGCCTCCCGGTGGGTGAAGGTGCACGGAGGGAAGCTTCTCCTTATCCATGCGGTATTTTTCGACCAGGAAGAGTTCACCATACTGCCGTCGCAGATGGAAAAACGGTTCGAGTTCGGCACCAAGGTCTGTCTTGATGCGAAAAAGAGCCTCCAGTCCGAATTCGGCTTGAACGGCAGTGTCGAGTCTTATATCTGCGAGGGCGAGCCGCCCGAGGTAATCGTTGAAACGGCACAAACGAACAAGTCAGACCTGATCGCCCTGGGCACTTACGGCAGGAAGGGATTCAAAAGACTGCTCATGGGCAGTGTGACCTCGCAGGTAATTATGAATTCCCCCTGCGATGTGCTGGTCGTGACCAGGGAATGCACCCGATGCACCGGAAAATACAGCTCAATGCTGGTACCCTTTGACGGTTCAGAGTCCAGCAAAAAGGCGCTGGTCCGCGCCTGTGAACTGTCCAGGCTCGACGGCGGAGAGATCACGGTCCTCTATGTGATCCCGCGCTACGAGGAAATGATGGATTTCTTCAAGACCGAGACCATTACGAAAAGCCTTTTCCAGGAGGCCGAGAAGATCGCCGATGTTGCGAAGAAGCTGGCCGCTGAACAGGGAGTGCAGATCAAGGCCGTGGTCCAGGAGGGCCATGCGAGCGACAAGATCATTGAGCTCTCCGACAAGTTCAAGAACGATCTGATCGTCATGGGGACCCACGGCTGGAGCGGCATGAACAAGGCGATCATGGGCAGCACGGCGGAGCGGATCATTGCCAACGCGGAACGGCCGATATTGATAGTTCGGTGA
- a CDS encoding TIGR02186 family protein has product MLTAIANHDHITIDFFYHGSTVSVRGISDPGVDLVIKITSPEGHQVMKQKGKIAGVLWMNVGQLKFEQTPNFYEVFSTKKVEDILSVEEREKYVIGYPALAKHVDITPVANEEEKTKWFDEFVKFKEGSKVYTTSFGKIDTKLNAEGSQDYYILTDWPYQAQPGDYLVSVYAVKDNKVIEQAQAKVNVEQVGMVKTLATMAQNSPAIYGFLSIGVALGAGVGVSMVFRKGGGSH; this is encoded by the coding sequence ATGCTTACCGCAATAGCGAATCACGATCATATCACCATCGACTTCTTTTATCACGGCAGCACCGTGAGCGTGCGGGGCATATCGGACCCGGGCGTGGACCTGGTCATAAAGATAACCTCGCCCGAAGGGCACCAGGTAATGAAGCAGAAGGGCAAGATCGCGGGGGTGTTGTGGATGAACGTGGGCCAGCTGAAGTTCGAGCAGACACCCAACTTCTACGAGGTCTTCAGCACGAAGAAGGTGGAAGACATCCTGAGCGTCGAAGAGCGGGAAAAGTACGTGATCGGCTATCCCGCGCTCGCGAAGCATGTGGATATAACCCCGGTCGCGAACGAGGAAGAGAAAACAAAATGGTTTGATGAGTTCGTCAAGTTCAAGGAAGGATCCAAAGTATACACGACGTCGTTCGGAAAGATCGATACCAAACTGAACGCGGAGGGAAGCCAGGATTACTACATCCTCACCGATTGGCCCTACCAGGCCCAGCCGGGCGATTACCTCGTCTCGGTCTATGCCGTGAAGGACAATAAGGTCATAGAACAGGCACAAGCAAAGGTGAACGTGGAGCAGGTCGGCATGGTCAAGACACTGGCCACGATGGCGCAGAACAGCCCGGCGATCTACGGTTTTCTTTCCATCGGGGTCGCGCTCGGCGCGGGTGTTGGCGTAAGCATGGTGTTCAGAAAAGGCGGGGGTTCTCACTGA
- the tatA gene encoding twin-arginine translocase TatA/TatE family subunit: MAGLGFPEMVVILIIALVIFGPNRLPALGESLGKAIRGFKEGLQDKPAGIEQHHKEKTMI; the protein is encoded by the coding sequence ATGGCTGGACTTGGATTTCCTGAAATGGTGGTCATCCTGATCATTGCCCTGGTGATCTTCGGGCCGAACAGGCTTCCCGCGCTCGGGGAGAGTCTTGGAAAAGCGATCCGGGGTTTTAAGGAGGGTTTGCAGGACAAACCCGCAGGTATCGAGCAGCACCACAAAGAAAAAACAATGATTTGA
- a CDS encoding helix-turn-helix transcriptional regulator, which yields MAQEPSINVFSVLILIGAVQGFLLAGALLFMRRGNRLANLYLAALFLAMSVLLIDGFFHVTNYDGPYRYLLGLSWPVNFLPGPFLYFYVRELSSPSRRVFPRIQLLHFLPMTASALIISYYFIAYGHAPEWAVSCCTVIEGTQFNIRDIALIPVAIQKITYWTLSLLLVMAYSARIKQSFSSIDKINLSWLRTLIFLFYALVFIFIFFIFFSAKLGIQREIVPLLYLSCAMITSVMAFKGLLHPEILLQIEIANRAELMRTGQNSDLDAPFPTPDILQNAIGMLQKEKYQKSYLAPERAAEIARKLLQLMDREKLYLRPELTLSELADKLSVSANDLSQVINREMKKSFFDFINEYRVQEAKKLLSSPKYNHLSVLGIALDAGFNSKSAFYNAFNKYIGTTPSVFKKQCEFAEHDKALNVQGRA from the coding sequence ATGGCGCAAGAACCATCCATCAACGTTTTTTCGGTACTGATCTTGATCGGTGCAGTACAGGGTTTTCTCCTGGCTGGTGCGCTTCTTTTCATGCGCAGAGGAAACAGACTGGCCAATCTTTATCTTGCAGCGCTCTTCCTGGCCATGTCGGTTTTGCTGATCGATGGATTCTTTCATGTAACAAACTATGACGGCCCCTATCGCTATCTGCTCGGCTTGTCATGGCCGGTGAACTTTCTTCCTGGTCCCTTTTTGTATTTCTATGTCAGAGAATTGAGTTCGCCGAGCCGGAGGGTTTTCCCCCGGATTCAATTACTTCATTTTCTTCCAATGACAGCGTCTGCTCTGATCATCTCTTACTACTTTATCGCATATGGTCACGCGCCGGAATGGGCAGTCTCATGCTGCACCGTGATCGAAGGAACCCAGTTTAACATTCGAGATATCGCGCTTATCCCGGTTGCGATCCAAAAGATCACCTACTGGACATTATCACTATTGCTGGTCATGGCCTACAGCGCGAGAATCAAGCAGAGCTTTTCATCTATTGACAAGATCAACCTATCCTGGCTCCGCACCCTCATTTTCCTCTTTTACGCCCTTGTCTTTATTTTTATCTTCTTTATCTTCTTTTCAGCAAAATTAGGCATCCAACGTGAAATCGTTCCTTTGTTATATTTGAGTTGCGCCATGATTACGTCTGTGATGGCCTTTAAGGGTCTCCTCCATCCGGAGATTTTATTACAGATTGAAATAGCCAACCGGGCAGAACTGATGCGGACCGGCCAGAACAGTGATCTGGACGCACCTTTTCCCACCCCTGATATACTGCAGAATGCGATTGGGATGTTGCAAAAAGAAAAATACCAGAAATCATATCTGGCCCCTGAGCGGGCGGCTGAGATCGCCCGCAAACTCCTTCAACTCATGGACAGGGAGAAGCTTTATCTCAGACCGGAGCTCACCTTGTCGGAGCTTGCCGATAAGCTATCTGTCTCTGCCAACGACCTGTCCCAGGTGATCAATCGGGAAATGAAAAAAAGTTTTTTCGACTTTATCAATGAGTATCGCGTTCAGGAGGCCAAGAAACTCCTGAGTTCTCCCAAATACAACCACTTATCGGTACTTGGGATCGCCCTTGATGCGGGGTTCAATTCCAAGTCCGCCTTCTATAACGCTTTCAATAAATATATCGGTACGACCCCATCAGTATTCAAAAAGCAGTGCGAGTTTGCAGAACATGACAAGGCTTTAAACGTTCAAGGCCGCGCGTGA
- a CDS encoding sulfite exporter TauE/SafE family protein: MYLYLPIALTSINILIPVGLGLAVGLLSGLFGVGGGFLLTPLLIMFGIPSTVAAATDSNQIVAASTSGTYAHWRVGNVDFKMGLYLLVGGFAGGIVGVQAIKLLHAMGNADFVIKITYILMLGIVGVYMFIESLQSMRKKKDGAAEEAKEEKESAMGRFLHSLPLQTRFEKSGITHSVFVPIVLGGFVGILAAIMGVGGGFLMVPIMVYLLRMPMHVVVGTSLFQILFTCIEVTFLQAYTNHSVDFLLAVLLLVGSTVGAQIGTVFGRKLKAEQLKILLAGIVLAVTVKIVFEVTLTPALLLSQVGGH; encoded by the coding sequence ATGTACCTGTATCTACCTATTGCTTTGACCAGTATCAACATCCTGATTCCCGTGGGGCTCGGGCTGGCCGTGGGACTGCTTTCCGGTCTCTTCGGCGTCGGCGGCGGATTTCTTCTGACGCCGCTGCTCATCATGTTCGGCATACCCTCGACGGTCGCCGCGGCAACCGATTCCAACCAGATCGTGGCGGCATCCACGTCCGGCACCTACGCGCACTGGCGGGTGGGGAACGTGGACTTTAAGATGGGACTGTATCTCCTGGTCGGCGGATTTGCCGGAGGCATCGTCGGCGTCCAGGCCATCAAACTGCTTCATGCCATGGGTAATGCTGATTTCGTGATTAAGATCACGTATATCCTCATGCTCGGCATCGTCGGTGTCTACATGTTCATCGAGAGCCTCCAGAGCATGAGAAAGAAAAAGGATGGCGCTGCAGAAGAAGCGAAGGAAGAAAAAGAATCCGCGATGGGCAGGTTCCTGCATTCCCTGCCGCTCCAGACCCGCTTCGAGAAGTCGGGTATCACACATTCCGTGTTCGTTCCGATCGTGCTTGGCGGATTTGTCGGTATTCTTGCCGCGATCATGGGCGTGGGCGGCGGGTTCCTGATGGTCCCGATCATGGTGTACCTGCTCAGGATGCCGATGCATGTGGTGGTCGGGACAAGCCTGTTCCAGATCCTCTTCACCTGCATCGAGGTCACGTTCCTCCAGGCATACACCAATCACAGCGTGGACTTCCTGCTCGCCGTGCTCCTGCTCGTGGGCTCGACCGTAGGGGCGCAGATCGGCACCGTATTCGGCCGGAAGCTCAAGGCCGAGCAGCTCAAGATCCTGCTTGCGGGGATCGTGCTGGCCGTGACCGTCAAGATCGTGTTCGAAGTCACCCTGACTCCGGCATTACTTCTTAGTCAAGTAGGAGGACATTAA
- a CDS encoding universal stress protein: protein MKGYRKILIALNGHKEVLEQGIKMARDEKTWITVVKVLRPFDGDLNLTGIKNLNDVLDDGGARAVSEINEMAKAEGAMIKTRLEQGDVPQRIVEVAEEERCDLIIMGSKKKKGILSRLFGDHIVEKVIDLAPCPVYVVNV, encoded by the coding sequence ATGAAAGGCTACAGAAAAATCCTTATCGCATTGAATGGACATAAAGAGGTCCTGGAACAGGGCATCAAAATGGCCAGGGATGAAAAGACCTGGATCACGGTCGTGAAGGTACTGCGTCCGTTCGACGGAGATCTCAATCTTACCGGGATCAAGAACCTGAACGACGTGCTGGACGACGGCGGCGCCAGGGCTGTTTCAGAGATCAATGAGATGGCGAAGGCTGAAGGCGCGATGATCAAAACGAGACTGGAGCAGGGCGATGTCCCGCAGAGGATCGTTGAGGTCGCGGAAGAGGAACGGTGCGATCTTATCATCATGGGATCGAAAAAGAAGAAGGGCATCCTGAGCAGGCTGTTCGGAGACCATATCGTCGAGAAGGTCATCGACCTGGCGCCCTGTCCGGTGTATGTAGTGAATGTGTAA